The following nucleotide sequence is from Acyrthosiphon pisum isolate AL4f chromosome A2, pea_aphid_22Mar2018_4r6ur, whole genome shotgun sequence.
ATCCAGCGCCGTCGTTGTTAATTTGTTTAGTTGTTTGTTAATTCTTGTTTGATCATCGTCTGGTCTGTACCTGTGCTAAACGCCGACCACATTGCATTGCCGCCGAAGCTGTCGCCGTTGTTCCACTGGTCACGCACTTCAATTTCGCGGATCCCGCCGTGCGGTTGATTTGTATTTCCTGACGCTGAGCACTGATTTCCTGTAGTTTCATTCGCCGCAAACCTTCATTATGTCTTCCAGGTTAGTAACAACTAATATTACAGCACATGCACTAACCTTTCGTTACTTTTTACCCGCGGTTTTTATTGTTTACGCTCGTTGTTCCCATATCGTCGAGACTGCGCGTGACCGGCTGTGACCTGTGTAGATTTTCACGAAAtcaaataaaaccattaaaaacttatttcatACACCATCGTCCATATTTTACAGTGTTAACAGAAAAATATGTGTGactgtgaaaataataaatcacgaAAACCATTTGGGGGGATTATACTATGAATAAATGGAATTCCGATGGCAAGCCTCTCAATTGTCTATTGTTTAcctaattttcatatattagtGTCTTACACTTGCGTGTAGCCAGAAGCAGAATTGGGTATTAGAGAATACACATACGTTGTCGCCGCCAACCTGTTCGCGCGCGTCCGTGTCCGGCTGGTTGTATTCGTTACCGTCCGCTTGCGTCGGTTTTCAGAATTACAACTTATACGCGTTCTCGTTTGTGTCAATACTCAACGCTCAAATGTGAGGATCGACCAATATACACGACCGATCGTCGCAATCGACTTTGATTATGTcagacaaacaaaaataaaaattatgttttggaaAACATTAATTGTTACTTTTGTTTGTCTTTCAAAAGGCTATTCGCGATTATGTTGGAATGCGTTCCCATAGATCTGCTGCTGGTTTAATACCCAATTAATTATAAGCATTAACCCGCTTATTCTTTTTCGTGTTTCccattactatataatatatagtgtgtcACTACCATCTTTTGTGCGATGATATTATGTCTGAGATCTTAGTTGAATAGAATCATCGAATTCCTATCCTTTTGACAAACTTATTTTTCGGGGACCATTAGCTTGggcatttattttgttacaagtcctgtatgattttcattttaaggttttaattaatttttatttttatatcaatacaaatatacctaagtacataatattaactatttaaataacaaacaatcTTGCGTAACTAAAAtggtattatcaataattaaaagcAATGTTTAACTATAAATGCTTTATATATATCTGCCtgtggtatattatacttaattgtttttttttcaacaaaatatactttaggtaattgaaaataaaaatattgatgtccCTATGATTTATTGGTTCAATTGGTGAAGTGTATAAAAAACAAAGTGTTTAGTTGTTATGCTGACAAAGTTATAAAGTAATAGCCCACCAGTCAAAAATCCTGGCTATGCCACTGTAGCCCATAGATAACAATTTACACGATGTTTTTTGGTGTCATCTGCagcaacattttaaataaatgatacatctattttgatatattattacatattagtaacatattgatgtatttttattctagaGGAAAAGAAGTTGTTGAAAACAACATAGAATCTGGTTCTGATGCCGAAGAGCAAGAAGAGGAATATTCTGTAGAAAAAATCTTAGATAAACGGACTAGAAATAACAAGGTGGAATACTTTCTTAAGTGGAATGGTTACGATGATGTAGATAATACTTGGGAGCCTGAAGAAAACCTTGATTGTGAAGAGTTAATTAGAGACTTTGAGGAAAAACTGAAACAAAAAGAACTTAAGGAGAAggagaagaaaaaaaaggaTCAACCTGAGCGTGGCCGTAAACGTACACTTTCCAGTTCGACAGTTACCAGTTGTGCATCATCAGAAGCTGGACCGTCTGGTGGTCCATCCGGTTCATCAAAAGAACTTAGGAAGACTTCTTCTCCTCAACCAAAGAAAAGGGCTGAAAAGATTGATAAGTCCGACAAGTCTGACCTGACTgaaaatgatgatgatgatgaagatgatgaggacgacgatgatgatgatgatgatgacgatgattgTGTCAGTGTGTCAGAAGAAAAGGAAAATAATGATGTTTCTGGAGCTTCTTCAGCGGAGAAAGTGGCAGAAAAAATTATTGGTGCGACAGATTCCAGTGGctctttaatgtttttattgaaatggAAGGGGATAGAAGAAGCGGATTTAATATCAGCTCAGGAGGCTAATTTAATGTGCCCCCAAGTTGTTATCAAGTTCTATGAAGAAAGACTAACATGGCATGcccctgaaaataaaaatggtgtttaactaattataatatggataaggATGACAAGTGTTCAAAAAagaacttttatattatatcaaatcctattgtaaatgttttaattattttattttttgattatatgtGGCAGTTATgccttacaaattaaaatatcagtttatcaattataaaatactttaatgttagtaactaaatataatttcataaagcggaatttttttttctatttcagagtggtaaaatgtattaatagttatcttaaaatatgtttttat
It contains:
- the LOC100169040 gene encoding heterochromatin protein 1-like yields the protein MSSRGKEVVENNIESGSDAEEQEEEYSVEKILDKRTRNNKVEYFLKWNGYDDVDNTWEPEENLDCEELIRDFEEKLKQKELKEKEKKKKDQPERGRKRTLSSSTVTSCASSEAGPSGGPSGSSKELRKTSSPQPKKRAEKIDKSDKSDLTENDDDDEDDEDDDDDDDDDDDCVSVSEEKENNDVSGASSAEKVAEKIIGATDSSGSLMFLLKWKGIEEADLISAQEANLMCPQVVIKFYEERLTWHAPENKNGV